The genomic segment ATCGGAACTTACCAAGTCTGGCCTGGGCGCCCAGGGGGAGTCGAATCAAGGTCAACCAGGCTTCTTCCAGGCCGACTTCACTTTCATCTCCTAAAAGGTTTTCTCCGGAGAAGAACACATCGGCTCGAGCATAAGGATCTACCGAGGCTTGAAATCCAAGTTCGACCTCTTTCACGGTGAATCGATTTCGAAGTATGTCTGACTCTGATTCTGCTTCAGGGCCTTCTTCATTACCTTCCCCCTTAAAGGTTTTATTTCCGATGAAATTAACTTCTACCCGTATATCCGGGTTGAGGGATTGTAAAAATCCGGGCCGCGGTGGGGGAGCTTGTTGTAGGAGCGGAGGTTGTTGGGCTAGGGAAGATAGGGGAGAGGGTGCTGAAGGAGAAGCCTCTCCGGACAGAGTTTCTGAAGAACCCGGCGCCTGGGAAAGATAAAAACCGGGTGGTCCCAACCCTACTTGGGTTGAGGGAATATCCGGTGACAACTTCAGAGAAACATAAGGGGGATCCATGTGATTGGCCCAACCTATCTGGAGATTTAGATTTAAAGTGAAGATCCAAAAACCTGCGAGAACCGCATTTTTAAGAAAAGTTCGCTTCAGAACTCCTATCATTCTTTGCCTCCTTCGCCGCTTTAGTTTTATTCTGTTTCTCAAAACCCCTGCTATGATCGCATAGATATCACCTACGTATTTCCCAGAGGAATCTCTTCGGCTTTCCCTCACCCCCAACCCTTCTCCCAAAGCTTCGGAAGAGGGGAACTGGTAGATCTCCAAGCCAACCTCTCACAGGAGGTTCAGTTAATCTTATCCTGGTGCTTATGTCCCTTAACTCCCTTCCCGTGTCGGGAAGGGAAGTCGGAGGGGTTAAGCCCAAAAATCTACCCCACAAAGAGGTTAGGGTGGGGCGGTCTCTACTTTATACCCCATTTCAATACCGACTTGGTATAAGACATTCCCCTCAAAGAGGGTCGCTGGCCGGGTATACGGAAAAATAGCCGAAAATTTAAGCCGATTAAGACTCTGAACAATTTAAAAAGCAGGGTCTATACCAACCGGAATGTGAAGGGATTGAAGTAAAGGGAAACTCTGTTTAAGATCTGCTATTTTGAGGGCTTAGAAGATAAAATAATCGACTTGAGGTTTCCGTCTAAAGGAAGAAAAAAGATGGGTCAAATCCCCCAGTGGGGGAAATCACACACCGGATTCAGGAGGAGTGATTCCAAATTTCTCCATCCGATATCGAAGGGTATCTCGGGTCAATCCCAAGAGTCTGGCGGCCTGAACCCGATTCCAGTTGGTATGCTTAAGGGCTTGCAGAATAATTTGCCGTTCCAGTTGATCCAAGATAATCCCTCCCGGCGGGAAGTTTATAACCGGTTCTTCCAGGTTTATCTGTGCTGTTAAATTTTTAACCTGACTCAAGGAGCCCAATCCCAGATGCTCCGGTTGAATTTCCTCGCTATCCACCAATAGGACAGCTCTTTCCAAGACATGACTCAACTCCCGTACGTTACCAGGCCAGGGATAGGTGGTTAGAACTTTTAGGGTCCGTTCTGAGAGTTTCTTCATGGATTTATTGTATCGGGCGCTGAATTTTCTAAGAAAATGCTGGGCCAGCAGGAGGATATCCTCTCCCCGTTCCCTCAAAGGAGGAAGGTCGATGGTTAAGACCTTCAATCGATAGTAAAGATCTCTTCGGAAAGATCCTTCCCTCAAAGCCTTATCCAGATCTTTATTGGTAGCGGCCAGGATTCTTACGTCTACCTGTCGGTCCCTCAATCCTCCTACCCGCCGAACCACTTTTTCTTCTATGGCTTTCAACAGTTTACCCTGTAGACTCTGATCTAAATCTCCAATTTCATCTAAGAAAAGAGTTCCCTGATCAGCCGCCTCGAATAAACCCATTTTAGATGTTTTGGCATCTGTAAAAGCTCCCTTTTCATAACCGAATAACTCTACTTCCAGCAAGTTGGTTGGAATAGCTGTACAATTAACTTCTATAAAAGGTCCCTGAGCCCTACGGCTGGTATAGTGAATGGCTCTGGCTACTAACTCCTTGCCGGTTCCGGTTTCTCCGGTGATCAACACGGTTAAAGCCTCACCGCCTTTTGCTATATCCAACTCGGCAATTTGCCTGATTCTCTTGAGAACCAATTGCATCTTCTCACACTGACCGATAATATCTCTTAACCCAAATCTTTTGGATGCCCGGTCCCGGTAGTAGCTGAGCTCCTGTTGAAGTTTGACCATCTCCTGAACTCGATCTGCTAAAAGCTTTAATTCGTCGAGATCTACAGGTTTCCTGATATAATCGTAGGCACCCAGCTTCATGGCCTCAACGGCACTTTCTATAGATCCATAGGCCGTTATTATGATGACATAGATCGAAGGGTCCAGCTCTTTAATTTTCTTTAAGAGTTCCATACCCTCGATTTTAGGTAAACGCATATCCAGAAAGACGAGATCCGGCCTCATTTCCCGGACGAGTTTTAACCCCAACTCCCCGTCCTCGGCGGTCAGGGTTTCATATCCGTATCCAGATAAAAATTTCTGGATAGATTTAGCCAACATTTTCTCATCTTCGATAACCAATATGGTAAAAGACATACCGATAACCTCTTACTTCTTCAAAGCCCATCTGAAAATCTCCAGAGAATCCGATTTCTCGGAGAGAAGATTTGTAAGCCTGACCTTAACCGGTTAAGATTTAACCGGCAATAAGATCTTTACATGGGTTCCATGGCGGTATTTACTTTCTATGTGGATTTGGCCCCCATGCCTTTCAACTACTTTCCGTGCAAAAGCCAGACCCAATCCACTGCCGTCGACTTTTGTCGTAAAGAAAGGATCAAAGACTCTGGGTAAAGCTTCCTCTGGAATTCCCTCACCTGTATCCTGAAATTCAATCTGAATATACGCCTCTCCAGGATCAGGATGGGAAGATTCCGATAAAACGAGTCGAGATCGGATGAACAGGTTGCCACCGGTGGGCATCGCCTCCAGGGCGTTTGAAATAATCTCCGATAGAATCTGCTCCATCTGGACAGGGTCCAGGAAAATCTCCGGAAGATCCTCTTGTAAATCCGTTTCCAGACAGACTCCTCGCCCGGCGAACTGGTTTTGGAAGGTAGAAATCAGATGGCCCAAAAGGATATTAATGTTTTCTTTAAAGGGATTAAAAGGAAACGGCCGGGTAAAATCCAGTAAGTGGCTGATCCTCTTCTCCAGTCGATCAACCTGGGAGATAATATCCCTGAGGTTTTCTTCCAGGTTCCCGTTATTTGAGTTTAATTCCCGCAAACTTACCTGTGCAACCGCCCGGATATTGGCCAGCGGATTTCTCATCCCATGGGCTACGGTGGCCGACATCTGTCCAATGGAGGCCAGCTTTTCAGACTGAATCAGTTGATTTTGAGCCAGTTCGAGTTCTTTTATTTTAATCTGTAAATCGAGGTTGGTTTGGGTCAGGTGTTCCTGAAATTCTTTAAGTTTTTTGGCCATTTTGTTAAAGGAACTGATCAAGGCTCCTATTTCATCCCGGGTCCACAAGGGAATTTCATACTCCAGGTGACCTTCCCCAAAAATTTCTGTAGCTTTTTTGAGCTCCTCGATGGGTCGAGAAATGTTAATAGAAATAAAGGTTGCTGCAATAATCCCAAAAATCAAAGAACAAAGGATTCCTATGATCAGAACAAGCCAGGAGTCACTTTCGATGCGTTTAATAGTCTGTAGAGCGGTTATGGAAGCCTGTTTAGAAACCCAGATAAGTTTCTGAATGATATTTTCAAATGCCTCTAAAGTCGTTTGTTCCAGGACTTTTTCCATCAATTCGATTGCTTTTTCCTTCTCACCCCGGTCGTAAAGGGAGAGGATCTCCTGGGTTTCTTTATCGATCTGTAGGTAAAGAATTTCCAGATCTTCAATATCACGGGCTTCGCCGGATGGAGGGGTGAGCTTTTTCAAGTCCTCTATTTTTTCCGCTAAAATCTGATGGAATTTAATCAGTTCCTCTCTGGCATCAGTATCTCCTTCCGTAAGGTAATCGGAAATCTCTTTAAGTTGCCGGTTAACGGTGGCTTCTATCTCTCCCAACATAAGCGTCTGGATATATTTCGGTTCTAAATCTTGAAGAGCCGAGTGAATATGTTGAGAGGTCCAGATCGATAACCCTCCCACAAAAAGCAGAGGAAGCATCATGATCAGGGAAGCAAGTAAAAGCTTTTTCTTAAAGGTCATATTGTTTTCTTAAAGAAGGTATGCATTTACCCTCAATAGAATCAAATAATCCACGGATTTAACTTAAAAAGTCGATAACGGTTACTTTTTGCTTCATTTTTGCTTTAAAAGGCCGGATCAAACCCGATAGAAATATCTAAATTATATAGTATTACAAGTTCAAAGGGAGAAAAAGTTCTATCTTTACCTTCATCAGTTACGGTTGAACAGGTTAAGATTCTTGATGATTGATTCAGTTTAAAAATGGGATGTGGGCAAACCTACATAATTCAGTTTGCAAATTTTTACGGACAGAAACCAAATCCAAGGATATTGACGGCTCTCTTTTCAGAGCATAATCTAAAGAGAGGAACCCGAACACTTTCTACTCGGTTCTTTCCCTTAGGAAATAGGGACAAAAAAAGTAAGGTTATTCATTCTGCTTCAGAATTAACCGATGATTCCAATAGGTATTTTAAGGTTTAAGGAGGAAAGGTAATCAACTTGAAAAAAATTGCAGTTTTAACCAGTGGGGGGGATGCGCCGGGGATGAATGCCTGCATCCGGGCCGTTGTTCGTACTGCCCTTTACAAAAATCTCAGGGTGATTGGAATTCGACGGGGCTATAGCGGTCTTCTTTCTGGGGATTTCATGAAAATGACTACCGGCTCCGTCGCCAATATCATTCAACGAGGGGGGACTATTCTGGGTACTTCCCGGTGTGAAGAGTTCAGAACTTCAGAGGGGAGGGCCCGGGCCTTTGAGATGATTCAAAAAGAAGGCATTGAAGGGCTCATCGTCATCGGCGGAGACGGAACCTTTCGAGGGGCTTATGAGCTGTCCCGACAGGGAGATGTTCCCATCGTGGGAGTTCCAGGGACCATCGATAATGATGTGTATGGGACTGATGAGACGATCGGTTTTGATACGGCCATCAACACGGCCCTGGAAGCCATTGACAAAATTCGGGATACCGCGGCTTCCCATGAGCGGGTTTTCTTTGTGGAGGTGATGGGGAGATCCTCGGGTTTTATCGCCGCCCAGGTGGGACTGGGTGGAGGTGCTGAGTTCGTGGTAGTTCCCGAAACAAGAACCGATCTCAACGAGCTTTGTGAAAGACTTCTTAAAAGCATTCGACGGGGTAAAAAAGCCTGTATCGTCATCGTAGCCGAAGGAAAGGAATCTGGAGGGGCTTTCCAGATAGCCCAACAAGTCAATGCCTGTATTGGAACCGAATATCGGGTTTGTGTACTCGGGCATATTCAACGGGGAGGTTCCCCCACAGCCCGAGACCGCGTCCTGGCCAGTAAATTGGGCTCTGCTGCCGTAAACGCTCTACTTGCCGGTCATAGAAACGTCATGG from the Candidatus Limnocylindrales bacterium genome contains:
- the pfkA gene encoding 6-phosphofructokinase, yielding MKKIAVLTSGGDAPGMNACIRAVVRTALYKNLRVIGIRRGYSGLLSGDFMKMTTGSVANIIQRGGTILGTSRCEEFRTSEGRARAFEMIQKEGIEGLIVIGGDGTFRGAYELSRQGDVPIVGVPGTIDNDVYGTDETIGFDTAINTALEAIDKIRDTAASHERVFFVEVMGRSSGFIAAQVGLGGGAEFVVVPETRTDLNELCERLLKSIRRGKKACIVIVAEGKESGGAFQIAQQVNACIGTEYRVCVLGHIQRGGSPTARDRVLASKLGSAAVNALLAGHRNVMVGEVKGEIVLTPLEETWTKVKPIDRSLLELVDILAGGTKN
- a CDS encoding ATP-binding protein, translated to MTFKKKLLLASLIMMLPLLFVGGLSIWTSQHIHSALQDLEPKYIQTLMLGEIEATVNRQLKEISDYLTEGDTDAREELIKFHQILAEKIEDLKKLTPPSGEARDIEDLEILYLQIDKETQEILSLYDRGEKEKAIELMEKVLEQTTLEAFENIIQKLIWVSKQASITALQTIKRIESDSWLVLIIGILCSLIFGIIAATFISINISRPIEELKKATEIFGEGHLEYEIPLWTRDEIGALISSFNKMAKKLKEFQEHLTQTNLDLQIKIKELELAQNQLIQSEKLASIGQMSATVAHGMRNPLANIRAVAQVSLRELNSNNGNLEENLRDIISQVDRLEKRISHLLDFTRPFPFNPFKENINILLGHLISTFQNQFAGRGVCLETDLQEDLPEIFLDPVQMEQILSEIISNALEAMPTGGNLFIRSRLVLSESSHPDPGEAYIQIEFQDTGEGIPEEALPRVFDPFFTTKVDGSGLGLAFARKVVERHGGQIHIESKYRHGTHVKILLPVKS
- a CDS encoding sigma-54 dependent transcriptional regulator translates to MSFTILVIEDEKMLAKSIQKFLSGYGYETLTAEDGELGLKLVREMRPDLVFLDMRLPKIEGMELLKKIKELDPSIYVIIITAYGSIESAVEAMKLGAYDYIRKPVDLDELKLLADRVQEMVKLQQELSYYRDRASKRFGLRDIIGQCEKMQLVLKRIRQIAELDIAKGGEALTVLITGETGTGKELVARAIHYTSRRAQGPFIEVNCTAIPTNLLEVELFGYEKGAFTDAKTSKMGLFEAADQGTLFLDEIGDLDQSLQGKLLKAIEEKVVRRVGGLRDRQVDVRILAATNKDLDKALREGSFRRDLYYRLKVLTIDLPPLRERGEDILLLAQHFLRKFSARYNKSMKKLSERTLKVLTTYPWPGNVRELSHVLERAVLLVDSEEIQPEHLGLGSLSQVKNLTAQINLEEPVINFPPGGIILDQLERQIILQALKHTNWNRVQAARLLGLTRDTLRYRMEKFGITPPESGV